In Cupriavidus sp. EM10, the genomic window GCTGTTCGAGGCGCTGGGCATTGGCCCCGGCCGGCCGCACGGCACGCCCTGGCTGATGGGCCATAGCGACGGCGGATCGATCGCACTGATCTACGCGGCAAGCTTTCCCGATGCGCTGGACGGCCTGACCGTGCTGGCGCCGCATATCGTCGTCGAAGACCTGTCGGTGCGCAGCATTGCCGCCACGCGCGAGACGTACCTGCACACCGACCTGCGCGCGCGCCTGGCGCGCCACCACGGCGACGTGGATTCGGCCTTCTGGGGCTGGAACGATATCTGGCTCGACCCGGCATTTCGCCAGTTCGACCTGCGTCCGCTGCTGGACGGCATCCGCTGCCCGGTGCTGGCCGCGCAGGGCGAGGACGACGAATACGGCACGATGGCCCAGATCGAGGGTATCCAGCGATATGCCCCGCAAACCGTACTGCTTAAACTCGCGCGCTGTGGGCATTCGCCGCACCGCGACCAGGCGGGCGCATTGACGGCTGCGACCGCGGCGTTTATAACTGCAAATACTTCAATCCTAAAATAATTGGCGACGACGCCGGGCCGGCACCGGTCCGGTGCGTGCGGCGCCATCGGCTTCAGACCACCAGGAGGAGATTCCATGCATCGCAATGCATTGCGCAGGCTGCTGCACGCGCGTCGTCTGTCCGTCGTCACGCTGGCCGCCAGCGCGCTGCTGGCCGCCGGCACCGCTGCCGTGGCGCAGACCGCGCCGGCCGCCGCCGGGGCCGCCGGCAAGGTCAAGGTGGGCTTCATGCTGCCGTACACGGGCACCTATGCGGCGCTGGGCACGGCCATCGAGAACGGCTTCCGCATGTATGTGCAGCAGCAGGGCGGAAAGCTGGGCGGGCGCGATGTGGAGTACTTCAAGGTGGACGATGAATCGGACCCGGCCAAGGCCCCGGAAAACGCCACCAAGCTGATCCGGCGTGACCAGGTGGATGTGGTGGTTGGCACCGTGCACTCGGGCGTGCAGATGGGCATCGTCAAGGTGGCCAAGGAAAACAACACGCTGCTGATCATCCCGAATGCGGGCGTGGACGAAGCCACCGGCCCGCTGTGCGGCCCGAACATCTTCCGCTCGTCGTTCTCGAACTGGCAGCCGGGCTATGCCATGGGCCACGTGCTTGCCGAACGCGGCATGAAGAAGGTGGTCACGCTGACCTGGAAATACGCGGCCGGCGAGCAGTCGGTCAAGGGCTTCAAGGAAGCCTTCGAGGCCAAGGGCGGCAAGGTGGTCAAGGAACTGAGCCTGCCGTTCCCGAACGTCGAGTTCCAGGCGCTGATTACGGAAGTGGCGTCGCTGAAGCCGGACGCCGTGTTCGTGTTCTTTGCCGGCGGCGGGGCGGTCAAGTTCGTGAAGGACTGGCAGGCCGCCGGCCTGAAGGACAAGATTCCGCTGTATGGCTCCGGCTTCCTGACCGATGGCACGCTGGAGGCCCAGGGCGCCGCTGCCCAGGGGCTGGAGACCACGCTGCACTACGCCGATGGCCTGAGCAACGCGCGCGACAAGGCCTTCCGCCTGGACTACGCCAAGACGTACAAGCTGCAGCCGGACGTCTACGCCGTGCAGGGCTACGACGCCGCGCAGTTGCTGGCCGCCGGCGCCAACGCGGTCAAGGGCGACATGACGCGCAAGCCGGACATCATCAAGGCCATGGAGGCGGCCAAGGTGGACAGCCCGCGCGGCGCGTTCACGTTGTCGAAGGCACACAACCCGGTGCAGGACTTCTACCTGCGCAAGGTCGAGGGCCGCGAGAACAAGGTCAGTACCGTGGCGGTGAAGGCGCTGGCCGATCCGGCACGCGGCTGCCGGCTCTGATCCGGTCCCGGGCGGCGCGGCCGGTTTCACGATGGATATCGTTTCCTTCCTCATCCAGTGCCTGAACAGCGTGCAGTACGGCCTGCTGCTGTTCCTGGTGGCCAGCGGGCTGACGCTGATCTTCGGCATCATGGGCGTGATCAACCTGGCCCATGGCAGCTTCTACATGCTGGGCGCCTACCTGGCGTTCACGCTGGCCAGCCTGACCGGCAACCTGTTTATCGCGCTGCCACTGGGCATCGTGCTGGCGGTGCTGTTCGGCTACCTGCTCGAATGGGCGTTCTTCAGCTACCTGTACCAGCGTGATCACCTGCAGCAGGTGCTGATGACCTACGGGCTGATCCTGGTCTTCGAGGAGTTGCGCAGCATCCTGGTGGGCGACGATGTCCACGGCGTGCCCGTGCCGGCGCTGCTGGACGGCGCGCTGCCGATCGGCAACGACATGACGTATCCGGTCTATCGGCTGTTCATCTCGGCGGTCTGCCTGCTGGTGGCGGGCGCGATGTACTACGTGATCCGCCGCACGCGGGTGGGCATGATGATTCGTGCCGGCGCCACCAACCGCGAGATGGTGCAGTCGCTGGGCGTCAACGTGACCGTGCTGTACCGCTTCGTGTTCGCGCTGGGCGTGGCGCTGGCCGTGCTGGCCGGGATGATCGCGTCGCCGGTGTCGTCGGTGTATCCGGGCATGGGCGGGCAGGTGCTGATCATCTGCTTCGTGGTGGTGGTGATTGGCGGGATCGGGTCGGTCAAGGGGGCGTTGGTGGCGTCGCTGCTGATCGGCTTTGTCGATACGTTCGGCAAGGTGTTCTGGCAGGACGCCGCCGGCGTGCTGGTGTACCTGCTGATGGCCGTGATCCTGCTGTGGAAGCCCCAAGGGCTGTTCCGCGCGGGTTGAGCAGGGAAGGGACATGCAAACCGATATCTCGACGACCCCGCCCCAGGCAGTGCGGCGCCCCGCGTGGCTGGCCGCGGCAGGGTGGGTCATCGCGCTGGCCGTGCTGTGCGCGGTACCGCTGCTGCTGACCGCCGACAGCCACAAGTACTACATCGAGCTGCTCAGCAAGGTGATGATCATGGCGATCTTCGCGCTGTCGCTGCAGCTGCTGATCGGCTACACGGGGCTGGTCAGCCTGGGGCATGCGGCCTATTTCGCCATGGCCGCCTACGCCACGGCGATGCTGGCGCCGCAGGGCGGGGCGGGCAACGGCTGGCTGCTGATGCTGGGCGCCGTGGGCGCTGCCGGCCTGCTGGCGCTGGTGGTGGGCGCCATGGTGCTGCGCACGCGCGGCATCTACTTCATCATGGTCACGCTGGCCTTTGCGCAGATGGTGTATTTCGTGTTCCACGACACCAGGATCGCCGGGGGCAGCGATGGCACCTATATCTACTTCCGGCCCGAATTCGGACTGTTCTCGGAACTGCCGCTTACGGTGAACGACCCGGTGCGGTTCTACTGGCTCGTGCTGGCCGCGCTGGTGGTGACGGTGGCCCTGCTGGCGCTGCTGCTGCGCTCGCGTTTCGGCCACGCGCTGGTTGGTATCCGCCATAACGAGCAGCGCATGCGCGCGGCCGGCTTCGGCACCTATCGCTACCAGCTGGGCGCGTTCGTGGCCGGCGGCATGCTGGCCGGGCTGGCGGGCTTTCTGTATGCGATCCAGTTCGGCTTCGTGAATCCCGAGATCGCGTCGTGGCACCAGTCGGGCAACGCGATGCTGATGGTGATCCTCGGTGGCGTCGGCAGCCTGGCGGGCGCTGTGCTGGGCGCGTTCTCGTTCGTGCTGCTGGCCGAATGGTTCGGCACGCTGAGCAAGCACTGGCAGTTGCTGATGGGCGGCTTCATCATCGTCGCGGTGGCACTGCTGCCGCGCGGGCTGGTCAGCGTGCCGGCGGTGCTGCGGCAGCGGTCGCCGCGCCGGGCGCGCCGCAGTGCCGGGGCCGCCGACCCGAACGCGCAGAGCCGGGAGGCCGTATGACCCAGTCCGCCATGGCCCCGGTGATGCAGGCCGACATGCTGTCGCGCCGCTTTGGCGGCCTGACCGCCGTCAACCAGGTCGACCTGTCACTGCACCTCAATGAAATCCATGCGGTGATCGGCACCAACGGCGCCGGCAAGTCGACGCTGATCAACCTGCTGTCCGGTGAGCTGCCGCCCACCGAAGGCCGGCTGTACCTGCAGGGGCAGGAAGTTACCGGCTGGGCGCAGCCGAAGCTGGCGCGCCACGGGGTGGGTCGCAGCTACCAGCGCAACAATATCTTCCTGCCGCTGACCGTGCGCGAGAACTGCCGGCTGGCGGCGCAATCGCGCGCCCAGCGGGCGTGGCGGCTGTGGGAATCCGCGCAGGGCTGCCGCACCAGCCGCGCGCTTGCCGACGAGGCGCTGGAACGCGCCGGCCTGGCGCAGCACGCGGGACGCGTGGCCAGCGAGCTGGCGCACGGCCAGAAGCGCCAGCTGGAAGTGGCGATGTGCCTGGCCACCGAGCCGGTGGCGCTGTTGCTGGACGAACCGCTGGCTGGCATGGGCGCCGAGGAATCGGCGCGCATGCTCGACCTGCTGCGCGGGCTGCGCGAAGGCCACGCCATCCTGCTGGTCGAACACGATATGGAAGCCGTATTCGCCGTGGCCGACCGCATCACGGTCATGGTCAACGGCACGGTCATTGCGTCGGGCGACCCCGCCAGCATCCGCGCCAACCGCGAGGTGCAGCTGGCGTACCTGGGCGAGGAGGCCGAAGCATGAGCACCACCGCCATCATCGACGCCAGCGGCGTCAACGCCTGGTACGGATCAAGCCATGTGCTGCGCGGCATCGATTTCCACGTCAACGCGGGCGAGACCGTCGGGCTGCTGGGCCGCAACGGCATGGGCAAGAGCACGCTGTTGCGTACGCTGCTGGGCCATGTGCGGGAACGCGCGGGCACGATCCGCGTGGCGGGCCGCGAGATGTCGCGCGCCCGGCCGCACGAGGTGGCCCGGCTTGGCATCGCCTATGTGCCAGAGGGGCGTGGCATTTTTCCGAATTTGAGCGTGCGCGAGAATCTGGTGATGGCCGCGCGGGCCGGCTGCAATAACCGCAAGGACTGGGACGAGGCCCGCGTGCTGGACCTGTTTCCGCGCCTCAAGGAACGGCTATCGCACGGCGGTCAGCAGTTGTCGGGCGGCGAGCAGCAGATGCTGTCGATCGGCCGCGCGCTGATGACCAATCCTGACTGCCTGATCCTGGACGAAGCCACCGAGGGGCTGGCGCCGCGCATCGTCCACGAGATCTGGAACGTGATTGCCACCGTGCGGACGACGGGCATCGCGTCGATCGTGGTCGACCGCAACTATCGCGCCGTGCTGGCCCACGCCGACCGCGTGGTCGTGCTCGAAAAGGGCCAGGTCGTCATGGCGGGGCCGGCCGCCAAGCTGGCCGAAGCGCCGGCCGCGCTGGACCGCTATCTAGGCGTCTGACACGTCCGCAGCGCCTGACACCCGTTTGAAAAAAAGTAACGTATCAGACATTCGCTGTCGTGCCTTCGCAACGTCGCGACAGTGGGTGGGACCACCCTTCGGCCATTGGTGGGCCTTGACCATGTCTCGCTTCTTTCCCATGCTTGATCGGTCGCGCCCGACGACGTCGGCATTTCCACAGTGGTCGCCGCACGACTCTTCATCTAGAATGCGCGCGTTTGTGCAACGCAATAGAAACTGAGAAGGCCAACACGCCCCATCGGGGACCGGAGCCGCTAGCGTGAGAGAAATCGTGCCTGCTAAAGCACTTTGGAGGGACTGTCGACTGGCGCCACGCCAGCGCAGCCAAAGGCAGGCACCGGAGGCGCGAGCCGGTTCCCCCGACCCAATTCCATGACCCAATCCGCAACCACCAGCCATTATTTCGTCGAAAGCCCGAGCACCCGTACGCTCGTGATCGGCGCGATCGGCGTCGTCTTTGGCGACATCGGTACCAGCCCCCTGTATTCGCTGAAGGAGTGTTTCAGCAAGGACCACGGCATTCCCTTCAGCCCCGAAGCGGTGCTGGGCATCATCTCGCTGCTGTTCTGGGCGATGATCGTCGTGGTGTCGATCAAGTACGTGCTGTTCGTGATGCGTGCCGACAATAACGGCGAAGGCGGGGTGCTGGCGCTGATGGCGCTGGCCTTGCGTACCGCGGCGCCACGCTCGCGCATGGCCCGGCTGATCATGATGTCGGCCATCTTTGGGGCCTGCATGTTCTATGGCGACGCGGTGATCACGCCGGCCATCTCGGTGCTGTCGGCCGTGGAGGGGCTTGAGATTGCCGCGCCGGCGCTGTCGCACTTCGTGATCCCGATCACGCTGTCGATCCTGTGCGTGCTGTTCTTCATCCAGCGCCACGGCACCAGTGCCGTGGGCAAGCTGTTCGGGCCGATCATGGTGGTGTGGTTCCTGGCGCTGGGCGGGCTGGGCATCTTCAACCTGGCGCAGGCGCCGGACATCCTCAAGGCCGTCAATCCCTGGTACGGCATCTCGTTCCTGATCGAGCACTCGCTGCTGGCCTTCATCGTGCTGGGCAGCGTGTTTCTGGTGCTGACCGGCGCCGAGGCGCTGTACATCGACATGGGTCACTTTGGCGCCAAGCCCATCCGCTATGGCTGGTTTGCGCTGGTGATGCCTTGCCTGATGCTGAACTACTTCGGCCAGGGCGCGCTGCTGCTGGGCAATCCCCACGCCATCGAGAATCCGTTCTACCTGATGGTGCCAGATATGCTGCAGCTGCCGATGGTGCTGCTGGCCACGGCGGCCACGGTCATCGCCTCGCAGGCCGTGATCTCGGGCGCGTTCTCGCTGACCAGCCAGGCGATCCAGCTGGGATTCCTGCCGCGCATGCGCATCCAGTACACCTCGGCGGCCGAAATCGGCCAGATCTATTTGCCCGTGATCAACTGGGCGCTGCTGGTGTTGGTGTTCGCCGTGGTGCTGTCGTTCCGCAAGTCCGAGAACCTGGCCGCGGCCTACGGTATCGCCGTGACCACCACGATGCTGATCACGACCTTCCTCGCGGTCATCGTCATGCGCCGGTTCTGGAAGTGGAACCGGGTGCTGGTGACGGTGCTGGGTGCGTCGTTCCTGATCGTCGACCTGTCGTTCTTCGCCGCCAACCTGCTCAAGGTGGCCGAGGGCGGCTGGTTCCCGCTGCTGATGGGCAGCACGGCGTTCTTCCTGCTGATGACCTGGCACAGCGGCCGCAAGCTGCTGCGGGCGCGCAGCCTGGAGGACGGCATTCCGCTGGAGCCGTTCATTGCCGGCCTGCTGGCCCATCCGCCGCATCGCGTGGAAGGCACGGCGGTGTTCCTGACCGGCAGTACCGAGTCTGTGCCGGTGTCGCTGCTGCACAATCTCAAGCACAACCGCGTGCTGCATGAGCGCGTGGTATTCCTGAGCTTTGTCACGCGCGATATCCCTACGTGGACGACGATCACCGCCTGACCTGCAAGGACCTGGGCGGCGGCGTGTTCATCCTGGCGTCGGAGTACGGCTTCAAGGAAACCCCGGACGTGAACCGGGTGCTCGACCTGGCCCAGCGCAAGCTCGACATGCATTTCGAGCTGATGGAGACGTCGTTCTTCATCGCGCGCGAGACGGTCATCCCGTCAAAGCTGCCCGGGATGTCGATGTGGCGCGAGCGCCTTTTTGCGTGGATGCATCAGAACGGCGCCAAGCCGTCGGACTTCTTCTCGATCCCGGCCAACCGCGTGGTGGAGCTGGGGACGAAGGTGGAGATCTGAGGTAGAGGGTAAGGCAGGTTTTTGCCCCTCTCCCGCATGCGGGAGAGGGGAGCAACATCAGCGCTTCAGCTTGGCGAAAGCCGCGGCCATCGCGCCTTGCTGCTCGGGCTGGCGGTTGTTGCCGGCGCCACGGTTGCCGCCATTGCCGGGGCGTTGGCCACGGTCGGCCGGACGGTCGCCGCCGCCCGTGCGGGCTGCCTGCTGGCCCGGCTCGTCGTCCAGGCGCATCGTCAGGCCGATGCGGTTGCGCTTGACGTCCACCTCCATCACCTTGACCTTGACGATCTGGCCGGCCTTGACCACTTCGTGCGCGTCCTTGACGAACTTGGTCGACAGCGCCGAGATGTGGACCAGGCCGTCCTGGTGCACGCCGATATCGACGAATGCACCGAAGGCCGCCACGTTCGTGACCACGCCTTCGAGGATCATGCCCGGCTGCAGGTCCTTCACGTCTTCCACGCCTTCCTGGAAAGTGGCGGTCTTGAACTCGGGACGCGGGTCGCGGCCGGGCTTTTCCAGTTCGGTCAGGATGTCGCGCACGGTAGGCACGCCGAACTGATCGTCGGCAAACTGCTGCGGCGACAGGCCGCGCAGACTTTCGCGGTTGCCCATCACGTCCGACAGGCCCTTCTTGATGTGATCCAGGATCTTCTGCACCACAGGGTAGGCTTCCGGGTGCACCGACGAGCGGTCCAGCGGGTTGTCGCCGGTGTTGACGCGCAGGAAGCCGGCGGCCTGCTCGAACGTCTTGTCGCCCAGGCGCGGCACCTTCTTCAGCGATTCACGATTGCTGAAGGCACCGTTGGCATCTCGGAATTCGACGATATTGCGCGCCAGCACCGAGTTCAGGCCCGACACGCGCGCCAGCAGCGGGGCGGATGCGGTGTTCACGTCCACACCCACGGCGTTCACGCAGTCTTCCACCACGGCGTCCAGCGCGCGGGCCAGCTCGCGCTGGTTCACGTCGTGCTGGTACTGGCCCACGCCGATCGACTTGGGATCGATCTTGACCAGTTCCGCCAGCGGGTCCTGCAGGCGGCGGGCAATCGACACCGCGCCACGGATCGAAACGTCCAGGTCCGGGAATTCCTTGGCGGCCAGTTCCGACGCCGAGTACACCGACGCGCCGGCCTCGCTGACCACGATCTTGGTCAGCTTCAGTTCCGGGGCCGCCTTCATCAGGTCCTGCACGAGCTTGTCGGTCTCGCGGCTGGCCGTGCCGTTGCCGATCGAGCAGAGCGCCACGTTGTGCTGCTTTGCCAGGCGGGCCAGCGTGGCCAGCGAGCCATTCCAGTCGCGGCGCGGTTCGTGCGGATAGATCGTGGCGGTATCGAGCAGCTTGCCGGTGCTGTCAACCACGGCAATCTTGCAGCCGGTGCGGATGCCCGGGTCGATGCCCATCACGGACTTCGGGCCGGCCGGCGCGGCCAGCAGCAGTTCGTGCAGGTTGCGGCCAAACACCTTGATGGCCTCGCCCTCGGCGGTTTCGCGCAGCTGGGTCAGCAGTTCGGTTTCAATGTGCGGCTGCACCTTGACGCGCCAGCACCAGCGGCACACGTCGGACAGCCACTTGTCGGCCGGACGGTTGCGGTTTTCGATGCCGACATGGCGCGCGATCATGCCTTCGCACGGGTGCGGCACCATGGCGTCCTGTTCCTCGCCCAGGCCCAGCTTGACCAGCAGCACCCCGGCATTGCGGCCGCGGAACAGCGCCAGCGCACGGTGCGACGGCACGGTGCGGATGGTCTCGCTGTACTGGTAGTAATCGCGGAATTTCTCTTCCTCGGCCGTTTCCTTGCCTTCCATGACCGTGGACGACACCACGCCGTTGTTCCACAGATGGTCGCGCAGCTTGCCCAGCAGTTCGGCCGTTTCGCCAAATTGCTCGGACAGGATGTCGCGCGCGCCGTCCAGCGCGGCCTTGGTGTCGGGCACGCCGCCGTCGGCGGTGGGATTGCCGTTGACGTACTTCGCCGCCTCGGCCTGCGGATCGAGCGTGGGATCGGCCAGCAGCGCCTGCGCCAGCGGCTCCAGGCCGCATTCGCGGGCAATCTGGGCGCGTGTGCGGCGCTTGGGCTTGTAGGGCAGGTACAGGTCTTCCAGCGTCTGCTTGGTCTCGGCGCCCTCGATGGCGGCGCGCAGTTCGTCGCTCAGCTTGCCCTGTTCCTCGATCGACGCCAGGATCGTGGCGCGGCGGTCTTCCATGTCGCGCAGGTACAGCAGGCGTTCTTCCAGATTACGCAGTTGCGTATCGTCCAGGTTGCCCGTCACTTCCTTGCGGTAGCGGGCGATAAACGGCACCGTGGCACCTTCGTCCAACAGGTCGACGGCAGCCGCCACCTGGCGCGGTTGCACGGACAGTTCGGCCGCGATCAGCGACACAATCTTTTGCAGAACGGAAGCGGGCAGATTGGACATCGAGAAAACGAGTCAGTCGAAAGCGGGGCATTGTGCCACAAGCCCGGCGGCCTTCCGGTGACGGGAAGACACCTTTTACACTGTCTTTTCGGCGGCTTGCGCGGGTGGCGCCAGCGCGGCACCCGCCGCCCGGTTGGCGGCGCGATCCCACGTGCCCCCGGATGCTAGAATCGCGGCATGATCGTCAAGCCCCTTCCGGCCGTCATGGCTCGCCCGGTTTCCCTTTCCGCCTTTCCGATTGCCACGCTGGCGCTGGCCGTGCTGCTGCTGGCCGCGCTGCCAGGCGGCGCGCATGCGCAGGCGTCGGCACCTGCCGCCGCGCCTGCATCCCCGACCACCTCTGCGCCGATCCCGCCGGACCCCGGCAAGCCGCGCGATTTCGAGGCCGAGCGCAAGGCCATCGGCGATTCGCGCGCCTGGGCCAACTACCGGTTCGCAGTGGCCGAGCGGGCGTGCTACAGCAAGTTCCTGGTGACCAGCTGCATCGAGAAGGCCAAGGACGTCCAGCGCGACGAGCTGCACGTGCTGCGCGCCAAGGACCTGGAAGTTGGCGATGCCGAGCGCGCCTACAAGGCCGCCACGCGCGATCGCGAGCAGGCGTTGCGCCGTGCCGAATACGAGGCCGGCCAGCCGGGCCGGGCAGCCAACGAGCAGGCCAGCCGCGAAGCGTTCGAGCGCAAGCAGCAGGAGCAGGCCTTGCGCGACGCTCAGGCAACCGGCCAGGCGCCGCAGCGCGCCGCCAACGCCGAGGCGTATCAGAAAAAGCAGGACGACTA contains:
- a CDS encoding branched-chain amino acid ABC transporter permease, with amino-acid sequence MQTDISTTPPQAVRRPAWLAAAGWVIALAVLCAVPLLLTADSHKYYIELLSKVMIMAIFALSLQLLIGYTGLVSLGHAAYFAMAAYATAMLAPQGGAGNGWLLMLGAVGAAGLLALVVGAMVLRTRGIYFIMVTLAFAQMVYFVFHDTRIAGGSDGTYIYFRPEFGLFSELPLTVNDPVRFYWLVLAALVVTVALLALLLRSRFGHALVGIRHNEQRMRAAGFGTYRYQLGAFVAGGMLAGLAGFLYAIQFGFVNPEIASWHQSGNAMLMVILGGVGSLAGAVLGAFSFVLLAEWFGTLSKHWQLLMGGFIIVAVALLPRGLVSVPAVLRQRSPRRARRSAGAADPNAQSREAV
- a CDS encoding ABC transporter substrate-binding protein; translation: MHRNALRRLLHARRLSVVTLAASALLAAGTAAVAQTAPAAAGAAGKVKVGFMLPYTGTYAALGTAIENGFRMYVQQQGGKLGGRDVEYFKVDDESDPAKAPENATKLIRRDQVDVVVGTVHSGVQMGIVKVAKENNTLLIIPNAGVDEATGPLCGPNIFRSSFSNWQPGYAMGHVLAERGMKKVVTLTWKYAAGEQSVKGFKEAFEAKGGKVVKELSLPFPNVEFQALITEVASLKPDAVFVFFAGGGAVKFVKDWQAAGLKDKIPLYGSGFLTDGTLEAQGAAAQGLETTLHYADGLSNARDKAFRLDYAKTYKLQPDVYAVQGYDAAQLLAAGANAVKGDMTRKPDIIKAMEAAKVDSPRGAFTLSKAHNPVQDFYLRKVEGRENKVSTVAVKALADPARGCRL
- a CDS encoding alpha/beta fold hydrolase, translating into MGSELVRIPFDGRQIDIEYQWLRPGRERRPLVVFLHEGLGSISMWRDFPRQFCEAGDFRGLVFSRYGYGRSTPRPHDEKWGVDFMHRQAREALPALFEALGIGPGRPHGTPWLMGHSDGGSIALIYAASFPDALDGLTVLAPHIVVEDLSVRSIAATRETYLHTDLRARLARHHGDVDSAFWGWNDIWLDPAFRQFDLRPLLDGIRCPVLAAQGEDDEYGTMAQIEGIQRYAPQTVLLKLARCGHSPHRDQAGALTAATAAFITANTSILK
- a CDS encoding Tex family protein, with the translated sequence MSNLPASVLQKIVSLIAAELSVQPRQVAAAVDLLDEGATVPFIARYRKEVTGNLDDTQLRNLEERLLYLRDMEDRRATILASIEEQGKLSDELRAAIEGAETKQTLEDLYLPYKPKRRTRAQIARECGLEPLAQALLADPTLDPQAEAAKYVNGNPTADGGVPDTKAALDGARDILSEQFGETAELLGKLRDHLWNNGVVSSTVMEGKETAEEEKFRDYYQYSETIRTVPSHRALALFRGRNAGVLLVKLGLGEEQDAMVPHPCEGMIARHVGIENRNRPADKWLSDVCRWCWRVKVQPHIETELLTQLRETAEGEAIKVFGRNLHELLLAAPAGPKSVMGIDPGIRTGCKIAVVDSTGKLLDTATIYPHEPRRDWNGSLATLARLAKQHNVALCSIGNGTASRETDKLVQDLMKAAPELKLTKIVVSEAGASVYSASELAAKEFPDLDVSIRGAVSIARRLQDPLAELVKIDPKSIGVGQYQHDVNQRELARALDAVVEDCVNAVGVDVNTASAPLLARVSGLNSVLARNIVEFRDANGAFSNRESLKKVPRLGDKTFEQAAGFLRVNTGDNPLDRSSVHPEAYPVVQKILDHIKKGLSDVMGNRESLRGLSPQQFADDQFGVPTVRDILTELEKPGRDPRPEFKTATFQEGVEDVKDLQPGMILEGVVTNVAAFGAFVDIGVHQDGLVHISALSTKFVKDAHEVVKAGQIVKVKVMEVDVKRNRIGLTMRLDDEPGQQAARTGGGDRPADRGQRPGNGGNRGAGNNRQPEQQGAMAAAFAKLKR
- a CDS encoding ABC transporter ATP-binding protein, which produces MTQSAMAPVMQADMLSRRFGGLTAVNQVDLSLHLNEIHAVIGTNGAGKSTLINLLSGELPPTEGRLYLQGQEVTGWAQPKLARHGVGRSYQRNNIFLPLTVRENCRLAAQSRAQRAWRLWESAQGCRTSRALADEALERAGLAQHAGRVASELAHGQKRQLEVAMCLATEPVALLLDEPLAGMGAEESARMLDLLRGLREGHAILLVEHDMEAVFAVADRITVMVNGTVIASGDPASIRANREVQLAYLGEEAEA
- a CDS encoding ABC transporter ATP-binding protein; protein product: MSTTAIIDASGVNAWYGSSHVLRGIDFHVNAGETVGLLGRNGMGKSTLLRTLLGHVRERAGTIRVAGREMSRARPHEVARLGIAYVPEGRGIFPNLSVRENLVMAARAGCNNRKDWDEARVLDLFPRLKERLSHGGQQLSGGEQQMLSIGRALMTNPDCLILDEATEGLAPRIVHEIWNVIATVRTTGIASIVVDRNYRAVLAHADRVVVLEKGQVVMAGPAAKLAEAPAALDRYLGV
- a CDS encoding branched-chain amino acid ABC transporter permease; this translates as MDIVSFLIQCLNSVQYGLLLFLVASGLTLIFGIMGVINLAHGSFYMLGAYLAFTLASLTGNLFIALPLGIVLAVLFGYLLEWAFFSYLYQRDHLQQVLMTYGLILVFEELRSILVGDDVHGVPVPALLDGALPIGNDMTYPVYRLFISAVCLLVAGAMYYVIRRTRVGMMIRAGATNREMVQSLGVNVTVLYRFVFALGVALAVLAGMIASPVSSVYPGMGGQVLIICFVVVVIGGIGSVKGALVASLLIGFVDTFGKVFWQDAAGVLVYLLMAVILLWKPQGLFRAG